The following coding sequences are from one Treponema bryantii window:
- a CDS encoding NifB/NifX family molybdenum-iron cluster-binding protein, with the protein MADKYRVAIASTDGETVNTHYGKSEIFYIYIVDDDEGYDLLEKRSVKPVCQDGFHDKSAMDIHVQQFTDCKYVIASRIGDGAIQSLTTQGITAMELPGSIDDAILKVWKYNRIQGLF; encoded by the coding sequence ATGGCTGATAAATACCGCGTTGCTATAGCCAGCACAGACGGCGAAACAGTAAACACTCACTACGGAAAATCAGAAATCTTCTATATCTATATCGTCGACGATGATGAAGGCTATGACCTCCTGGAGAAACGCAGCGTAAAACCTGTGTGCCAGGATGGCTTTCACGACAAGTCCGCAATGGACATCCACGTCCAGCAGTTCACCGACTGCAAATACGTAATAGCCAGCCGCATCGGCGATGGAGCAATCCAATCTCTTACTACACAAGGAATTACAGCAATGGAACTTCCCGGCAGCATTGACGACGCCATCCTTAAAGTGTGGAAATACAATCGAATTCAGGGATTATTTTAA
- a CDS encoding radical SAM protein codes for MPKSFSELEKSHPCFGSHGATTGRIHLPVCPGCNIACRFCERSINTTENRPGVTAHVLKPEEAAEIVGKAIQISPEIKVAGIAGPGDTLASDNAFKTFNLIGQQYPQLIKCMSTNGLLLNERADEVIAAGIDSLTVTVNAVDPEIEAQLNDYIIWHGKKIDGVEGAKILIENQLAGIRKIAEAGITVKVNTVLVPRINGAHISEIAAAVAEAGAEKYNIIPLIPSAKLKDEPAPNCAEIEAARRAAGEYIELFLHCNHCRADAAGVPGKSDISRQLYAKIGPGSYGENFSHG; via the coding sequence ATGCCAAAATCGTTTTCCGAACTTGAAAAATCACATCCATGTTTTGGTAGCCACGGAGCTACAACAGGCCGCATACATCTTCCTGTATGTCCAGGCTGTAACATCGCGTGCCGCTTCTGCGAGCGTTCAATCAACACAACAGAAAACAGACCAGGCGTAACAGCTCATGTTCTTAAGCCCGAAGAGGCTGCAGAAATTGTAGGAAAGGCAATTCAGATCAGTCCCGAAATCAAAGTGGCAGGAATTGCCGGTCCTGGCGATACCCTTGCCAGCGATAATGCTTTCAAAACTTTCAATCTGATAGGGCAGCAGTATCCGCAGCTCATAAAGTGTATGAGTACAAACGGCCTGCTTCTCAACGAACGTGCCGATGAAGTAATTGCTGCCGGAATCGACAGTCTTACCGTTACCGTAAATGCCGTAGATCCGGAAATTGAAGCTCAGCTCAACGATTACATAATCTGGCACGGCAAAAAAATCGACGGGGTAGAGGGCGCAAAAATCCTCATAGAAAATCAGCTTGCCGGAATCAGAAAAATTGCCGAAGCGGGAATTACCGTAAAAGTAAATACGGTATTAGTTCCGCGCATAAACGGCGCTCACATTTCCGAGATCGCCGCGGCGGTCGCAGAAGCCGGTGCCGAAAAGTACAACATCATACCGCTAATTCCTTCTGCAAAACTCAAGGACGAGCCGGCTCCAAACTGTGCAGAAATCGAGGCAGCACGCCGTGCCGCCGGTGAATATATCGAGCTCTTCCTGCATTGTAATCACTGCCGTGCAGACGCAGCAGGCGTACCGGGAAAATCAGATATTTCCCGCCAGCTTTATGCAAAAATTGGCCCGGGCAGTTATGGAGAAAATTTCTCCCATGGCTGA
- the cysK gene encoding cysteine synthase A: protein MSNIKQSALELIGGTPLLQLNGYSKTAGVKDATILAKLEYLNPAGSVKDRIALAMIEDAEEKGILKPGATIIEPTSGNTGIGLAAVAAAKGYKAILTLPDTMSVERRNLLKAYGAELVLTEGAKGMKGAIAKAEELQKATPGSIIPGQFVNPANPAIHKKTTGPEIWEQTDGKVDIFVAGVGTGGTLTGVGEYLKSQNPNVKIVAVEPATSPVLSKGTAGAHKIQGIGAGFVPDVLNTKIYDEILPIENEDAFTEGRAFARSEGILVGISSGAALKAASILAKRPENKGKTIVVLLPDSGDRYLSTPLFSDN from the coding sequence ATGAGTAATATTAAACAGAGTGCATTGGAATTGATAGGCGGAACACCGCTTTTACAGTTGAACGGATATTCAAAGACAGCAGGAGTAAAAGACGCAACAATTCTTGCTAAACTCGAATATTTAAATCCGGCAGGAAGCGTAAAAGACCGTATCGCTCTTGCAATGATTGAAGATGCAGAAGAAAAAGGAATCTTAAAGCCAGGTGCAACAATTATCGAGCCAACTTCTGGTAATACAGGAATCGGACTTGCAGCAGTTGCCGCAGCTAAGGGATATAAAGCAATCCTTACTTTGCCAGACACCATGAGTGTTGAACGCCGCAATCTTCTTAAAGCTTATGGTGCTGAGCTTGTTCTTACAGAAGGCGCAAAAGGAATGAAGGGAGCTATTGCAAAGGCCGAGGAGTTACAGAAAGCAACACCAGGCAGTATCATTCCGGGACAGTTCGTAAACCCTGCAAATCCTGCAATTCATAAAAAGACAACTGGACCAGAAATCTGGGAACAGACAGACGGAAAAGTTGATATCTTTGTAGCTGGTGTTGGTACAGGTGGTACTTTGACAGGTGTTGGTGAATATCTTAAGTCACAGAATCCAAACGTAAAAATCGTAGCAGTTGAACCTGCAACAAGCCCTGTTCTTTCAAAGGGAACAGCCGGTGCACATAAGATTCAGGGAATCGGTGCTGGATTCGTTCCAGACGTTCTCAACACAAAGATTTACGACGAGATTCTTCCAATTGAAAATGAAGATGCTTTCACAGAGGGCCGTGCATTTGCCCGCAGCGAAGGTATCCTTGTAGGAATCTCAAGTGGTGCCGCTCTTAAGGCAGCAAGCATTCTTGCAAAGCGTCCTGAAAACAAGGGAAAGACAATCGTAGTTCTTCTTCCTGATTCAGGCGACCGCTACCTTTCTACACCATTGTTCAGCGATAACTAA
- a CDS encoding PTS sugar transporter subunit IIA codes for MDLRTVLTTDTVNLHLKGTTKEEIVDEMIDVLFKAGKVTDKDAARECVLDRERKMSTGMKHGIAIPHGKTDTVKDLVACIGISDNPVDFDSLDQEPCRIFIMTLSPVNKTGPHLQFLAEVSLLFKSPEKRQEILDTQDKAEVIRILTE; via the coding sequence ATGGACTTAAGAACAGTATTAACAACAGACACCGTGAACCTTCATCTGAAAGGCACAACAAAAGAAGAAATCGTTGATGAGATGATTGATGTTTTGTTCAAGGCTGGAAAGGTTACAGACAAGGATGCAGCACGCGAATGTGTTTTGGACCGCGAGCGCAAAATGTCTACAGGTATGAAGCACGGAATCGCTATTCCTCATGGAAAAACTGACACAGTAAAAGATTTGGTTGCTTGCATTGGTATTTCTGATAATCCTGTAGATTTTGATTCTCTGGATCAGGAACCTTGCCGCATTTTTATTATGACTTTGTCTCCAGTAAACAAGACAGGTCCACATCTTCAGTTCCTTGCAGAAGTAAGTCTTTTGTTCAAGAGTCCTGAAAAACGTCAGGAAATTCTTGACACTCAGGATAAGGCTGAAGTAATCCGTATTCTGACTGAATAG
- a CDS encoding transglycosylase SLT domain-containing protein produces the protein MQSKENQNRLAGTWFLTAFLCIVLASAAVLVYFLLPNASEPVQPVTEPLTIIDLSEETEEELSAAFQDYFTEVSLNRLTDDYDNGLNLYRQPLSRTAVEWFYFQITGSKEVTQAILTEAEKNDIPLSLAFSLAHTESNYNTSATNRNANTTIDRGLFQLNSNSFPELSEPDFFDPFVSSKYGMAHLKFCLNTAGNEVSALAMYNAGTGRVRSNKTPLSTLNYVGKIMSYQKMLDQLFDEQVASYFETTMTPGIAVAYAH, from the coding sequence ATGCAGTCTAAAGAGAATCAGAACAGACTTGCAGGTACGTGGTTCCTCACCGCATTTTTGTGCATCGTTTTAGCTTCTGCAGCCGTTCTAGTTTATTTTTTGCTGCCTAATGCATCGGAACCGGTTCAGCCTGTAACTGAGCCTTTGACTATAATTGATTTGTCAGAAGAAACTGAAGAAGAGCTTTCAGCAGCTTTTCAGGATTATTTTACTGAAGTTTCTCTGAATCGTCTTACAGACGACTACGATAATGGATTGAACTTATATCGTCAGCCATTATCTCGCACAGCAGTAGAGTGGTTTTACTTTCAGATTACTGGAAGTAAAGAGGTAACTCAGGCCATTCTTACAGAAGCTGAGAAAAATGATATTCCGCTTTCTTTGGCATTTTCACTTGCCCACACAGAAAGCAATTATAACACAAGCGCGACCAACAGAAACGCTAACACTACGATTGACCGGGGCTTGTTCCAGTTGAACAGCAACTCCTTTCCCGAGCTTTCGGAGCCAGATTTCTTTGATCCGTTTGTAAGTTCAAAATATGGTATGGCGCACCTTAAGTTTTGCCTGAATACTGCCGGAAACGAAGTTTCTGCACTTGCAATGTACAATGCAGGAACCGGCCGTGTTCGTTCAAATAAGACTCCTTTGTCTACTTTGAACTACGTTGGCAAAATCATGTCATACCAGAAGATGCTTGATCAGCTGTTTGATGAACAGGTTGCGTCTTACTTTGAGACCACAATGACACCTGGAATCGCAGTTGCTTATGCACACTAA
- a CDS encoding CoA-binding protein, with product MQALNDLPSATRKRLVQLEELLKSWSGEKITSAKICELTGWKDSLVRHDLWLIKNTARGWKNGYNTATLLQTIRNALHGEVQNEKQNVCIAGLGRLGAALLDDGLFSGSQFVIKAGFDSNVNRVEILRSTFPLYPASDMNWVIKQEKITLAILAVADKDAQTMCDRLVKAGITGIVNMTRMVLSVPEGIKIENLSVLNALKMIT from the coding sequence ATGCAAGCATTAAATGATCTGCCGTCTGCAACAAGGAAAAGACTTGTCCAGCTGGAAGAACTTTTGAAATCCTGGAGCGGAGAGAAAATTACTTCCGCTAAGATTTGTGAATTGACCGGTTGGAAAGATTCTCTTGTTCGGCATGATTTATGGCTGATTAAGAACACAGCGCGCGGCTGGAAGAACGGGTACAATACTGCTACTCTTCTTCAGACGATTCGCAATGCACTTCATGGAGAAGTTCAGAACGAAAAACAGAACGTCTGCATCGCAGGCCTTGGCCGCCTTGGAGCAGCACTTCTTGATGACGGCTTATTCAGCGGCAGTCAGTTTGTAATAAAAGCAGGATTTGATTCAAACGTAAACAGGGTTGAAATCCTTCGTTCAACGTTTCCGCTCTACCCGGCTAGCGATATGAATTGGGTGATAAAACAGGAAAAAATCACCTTAGCAATTCTCGCAGTTGCAGACAAGGATGCACAGACAATGTGTGACAGGCTTGTAAAGGCCGGAATTACAGGAATTGTAAATATGACCCGAATGGTACTGAGTGTACCGGAAGGCATAAAAATAGAAAATTTAAGCGTATTGAATGCGCTGAAAATGATAACTTAA
- the serC gene encoding 3-phosphoserine/phosphohydroxythreonine transaminase encodes MARVYNFSAGPSCLPEEVLQACAAEMMDYNGTGQSVMEMSHRSKAYEPIIQDAEAMVRKLMNVPDNYKVLFVQGGGSTQFAMVAENLGIHTGKAAYIETGVWAKKAAAEAKKLGVEVDIIASSKDKNYSYIPKVEKIEGDYDYAYICFNNTIMGTHYEYIPDTGNIPLVADISSCVLSEPLDVSKFGLLFAGAQKNLAPAGVTLVIIREDLIPEVENCRAGTPTMLAYKTHADNDSMYNTPPCYTIYVLGKVLHWLEANGGAEGMLKRNKEKAEYLYNYLDNNEGNFYHTTTEVGSRSLMNVTFLTKYSTAETSSAGKKDEADRTETEKAALAKEKEINDKFVKEAAAAGLVNLKGHRLVGGMRASIYNAMTLDGVKALVEFMKKFAKENA; translated from the coding sequence ATGGCAAGAGTGTACAATTTTAGTGCGGGACCTAGCTGCCTGCCGGAAGAAGTTTTGCAGGCATGTGCTGCAGAGATGATGGATTATAATGGAACTGGTCAGTCAGTAATGGAAATGAGTCACCGCTCTAAGGCTTATGAGCCAATCATTCAGGATGCTGAAGCTATGGTTCGCAAGTTGATGAACGTGCCAGACAACTACAAGGTTCTTTTTGTTCAGGGTGGTGGTTCTACTCAGTTCGCAATGGTTGCTGAAAACCTCGGAATCCACACAGGAAAAGCTGCTTACATCGAAACTGGTGTTTGGGCAAAAAAAGCTGCTGCTGAAGCTAAAAAACTTGGCGTAGAAGTTGATATCATCGCTTCTTCAAAAGACAAGAACTACTCTTATATTCCAAAGGTTGAAAAGATTGAAGGCGACTATGATTACGCTTACATCTGCTTCAACAACACAATCATGGGAACACACTACGAGTACATTCCAGACACAGGAAACATTCCACTCGTTGCAGATATTTCTTCATGCGTTTTGAGCGAACCACTCGACGTTTCTAAGTTCGGCTTGCTTTTTGCAGGTGCTCAGAAGAACCTCGCTCCAGCTGGTGTTACTCTCGTAATCATCCGCGAAGATTTGATTCCTGAAGTTGAAAACTGCCGTGCTGGTACACCAACTATGCTCGCTTACAAGACACACGCAGACAACGATTCTATGTACAATACACCTCCATGCTACACAATCTATGTACTTGGAAAGGTTCTTCACTGGCTCGAAGCAAATGGCGGAGCAGAAGGAATGCTCAAACGTAATAAGGAAAAGGCTGAATACCTTTATAACTACCTCGACAACAACGAAGGGAACTTCTATCACACAACAACAGAAGTTGGAAGCCGATCTTTGATGAACGTTACATTCCTTACAAAATACTCTACTGCAGAAACTTCATCTGCTGGTAAAAAAGACGAAGCTGACCGTACAGAAACAGAAAAAGCAGCTCTCGCAAAAGAAAAGGAAATCAACGACAAGTTCGTAAAAGAAGCTGCTGCAGCAGGTCTCGTAAACCTTAAGGGACATCGCCTTGTTGGTGGTATGCGCGCATCAATCTACAATGCAATGACTCTCGACGGAGTTAAGGCACTTGTTGAGTTCATGAAGAAGTTCGCTAAGGAGAATGCATAA
- a CDS encoding 3-phosphoglycerate dehydrogenase family protein, with translation MSFKIQTLNKIASVGLNQLDRDNYEIASEINNPDAILVRSADMHEMQLSDNVKAVARAGAGTNNIPIPELTEKGVVVFNTPGANANAVKELVILSLLLSSRPVIDANKWAKGLSGKGDEIPDLAEKGKSQFVGPELMGKTLGVIGLGAIGAMVANLALHFGMDVWGYDPFLSVNAALKLDKKVKIAETLDSLYAKCDYLTIHVPQTNDTKGMINAASIKNMKDGVRIINIARGGLVNNADIIAALDSGKVSALITDFAAEELLNHPKVVCMPHLGASTPEAEDNCAIMAAAQLKDFLENGNIVNSVNFPKTVTDNPIPAGGTRLCISHKNIPDTISKFTTILGEAKLNISSFINQARGDVAYNIIDVDGVVTDDIIAKLAACDTVNRVRPIFG, from the coding sequence ATGAGTTTCAAGATTCAGACATTAAATAAGATTGCTTCAGTTGGTCTCAACCAGCTCGACCGCGATAATTATGAAATCGCATCAGAAATCAACAATCCGGATGCTATTCTTGTACGTTCTGCAGATATGCACGAAATGCAGCTTTCAGACAATGTAAAGGCTGTTGCACGCGCAGGTGCAGGTACAAACAATATCCCAATCCCAGAGCTTACAGAAAAAGGTGTTGTTGTATTCAACACTCCTGGAGCTAACGCAAACGCAGTAAAAGAACTTGTAATTCTTTCACTTTTGCTTTCTAGCCGCCCTGTAATCGATGCTAACAAATGGGCAAAAGGTCTTTCTGGAAAAGGCGACGAGATTCCTGATCTCGCAGAAAAAGGAAAGAGCCAGTTTGTTGGTCCAGAATTGATGGGAAAAACACTCGGTGTAATCGGTCTTGGTGCTATCGGTGCTATGGTTGCTAACCTCGCCCTCCATTTTGGTATGGACGTTTGGGGTTACGACCCATTCCTTTCTGTAAACGCAGCTCTTAAGCTCGACAAGAAAGTTAAGATTGCTGAAACTTTGGACAGCCTCTATGCTAAGTGTGATTACCTTACAATCCACGTTCCACAGACAAACGACACCAAGGGAATGATCAACGCTGCTTCTATTAAGAACATGAAAGACGGTGTAAGAATCATCAACATCGCTCGTGGTGGTCTTGTAAACAATGCAGACATCATCGCAGCTCTCGACAGCGGAAAAGTTTCTGCTCTCATTACAGACTTCGCTGCAGAAGAACTCTTGAACCATCCAAAAGTTGTTTGTATGCCACACCTCGGAGCTTCAACTCCAGAAGCAGAAGACAACTGTGCTATCATGGCAGCTGCTCAGCTCAAGGACTTCCTCGAGAACGGAAATATCGTAAACTCTGTAAACTTCCCTAAGACAGTTACAGACAACCCAATTCCAGCAGGTGGAACACGTCTTTGTATCAGTCACAAAAACATTCCTGATACAATCTCTAAGTTCACAACAATCCTTGGTGAAGCAAAGTTGAACATTTCTTCTTTCATCAACCAGGCACGCGGCGACGTAGCTTACAACATCATCGACGTAGACGGTGTTGTAACAGATGACATCATCGCTAAACTCGCAGCATGTGACACTGTAAACAGAGTTCGCCCAATTTTCGGCTAA
- a CDS encoding helix-turn-helix domain-containing protein, translated as MEKNYYNINELAVISGFTTRSLRNYISMGHLKGEKIDGIWQFTPEEIGAFLSNPNVVPGIKSKANAVVYDFMADAEKKTNRICSILDFVMEDDEADELSEYFCNAMNNCADAVLKYEKHGKNTRIIISGPEDFVMDSINGWYKKE; from the coding sequence ATGGAAAAGAATTATTATAATATCAATGAACTGGCGGTTATTTCTGGTTTTACAACCCGTTCTCTCAGAAACTATATTTCGATGGGTCATCTTAAGGGTGAAAAAATTGATGGAATCTGGCAGTTTACCCCTGAAGAAATAGGCGCATTTCTTTCAAATCCGAATGTTGTACCCGGTATAAAATCAAAGGCAAATGCTGTCGTTTATGATTTTATGGCAGATGCAGAAAAGAAAACTAACAGAATCTGTTCTATTCTGGATTTTGTAATGGAAGATGATGAAGCTGATGAACTTTCCGAGTATTTTTGCAATGCGATGAACAACTGTGCCGATGCTGTCTTAAAATATGAAAAGCATGGTAAAAATACACGCATCATCATTTCTGGACCTGAAGATTTTGTTATGGATTCGATAAACGGATGGTATAAAAAGGAATAG
- a CDS encoding RNA polymerase sigma factor, with protein sequence MNSNNEMHLFDYGEYLLKLALSKTNNFEQAEDLVSETLISAIVALENGTKIENPKTYLSGILNHKFNDFLRSKYSKPVISYGVIPDFEIAGKEEGQETALEKIIRKENEENVRRIIAQLSKNYREVLVRHFIHGQDLQSIADELDVNANTVKSRLNTARMNVKAKLENEMEKYEKQSYEPELLHVWVYGETETGCPVSYINNSSHLIHQNILIMAYKKPLTITELSQGLGISAAYIEPIVEELISYDLMARKGDKVYTSFIIITQEEKDNAYDHDKALAEKNAQKMWCELETYLDRIRQLDCYKKMNERQKASLIQFSAIFIIHEAVREISAQITSELDTMKVLHDAKWRGYAYGFQTSIDYKTDWDYVTGHTLCKLNGPHTVIIGQYKNFEDIRLYGYDVAAGWTYSQCWPLNELQFLQMCYALYAKEESDIPLIEPRFFDTKVIENYEKYNFIGKEIDSDNSGEGHYTQVLNIPVLSYKDREVLFKTIFHESILDFCKKFHSELEELFVKPVEVPNHLKKLIPDYMKYQQCADAFVMALLYQGAWNRWYKNEFASNNEPVPAMIICLGKELK encoded by the coding sequence ATGAACAGCAACAACGAAATGCACTTATTTGATTATGGCGAATATCTTCTGAAGCTTGCTCTTAGTAAAACTAATAACTTTGAGCAGGCTGAGGATCTTGTTTCGGAGACTCTGATAAGTGCTATCGTTGCGTTGGAAAACGGTACGAAAATTGAAAATCCGAAGACTTATCTTTCTGGCATTTTGAATCATAAGTTTAATGATTTTCTACGTTCAAAATATTCAAAGCCTGTCATTTCTTATGGTGTAATTCCGGATTTTGAAATTGCCGGCAAGGAAGAAGGGCAGGAGACTGCGCTGGAAAAAATCATCAGAAAAGAAAATGAAGAAAATGTCCGCCGCATAATTGCTCAGCTTTCTAAAAATTACCGTGAAGTTTTAGTTCGTCATTTTATCCATGGCCAGGATTTGCAGTCAATTGCAGACGAACTGGACGTAAATGCCAACACGGTAAAATCCCGCCTGAACACCGCTCGTATGAATGTTAAAGCCAAACTGGAGAATGAAATGGAAAAGTACGAAAAACAGAGTTATGAGCCGGAGTTGCTGCATGTGTGGGTGTATGGAGAAACAGAGACAGGGTGTCCTGTCAGCTATATAAATAACAGTTCCCATCTAATTCATCAGAATATTCTGATTATGGCTTATAAGAAACCATTGACAATTACTGAACTTTCACAGGGACTGGGTATTTCTGCAGCTTATATTGAGCCTATTGTTGAAGAACTGATTTCATATGATTTAATGGCACGCAAGGGAGATAAGGTTTACACAAGCTTTATTATTATTACTCAAGAAGAAAAAGATAATGCTTATGATCATGATAAAGCTCTTGCAGAAAAAAATGCACAGAAAATGTGGTGTGAGCTTGAAACATATCTTGACCGAATTCGTCAGTTAGATTGTTATAAAAAGATGAATGAACGACAAAAAGCTAGTTTGATTCAGTTTTCTGCTATCTTTATTATTCATGAAGCTGTCCGCGAAATTTCAGCTCAAATAACATCAGAACTTGATACAATGAAAGTATTGCATGATGCAAAGTGGCGAGGCTATGCTTATGGTTTTCAAACTTCAATTGATTACAAAACTGACTGGGATTATGTTACAGGACATACTCTTTGTAAATTAAATGGTCCTCATACGGTTATTATTGGTCAGTATAAGAACTTTGAAGATATCAGATTATATGGTTATGATGTAGCAGCCGGCTGGACTTATAGCCAATGCTGGCCTTTAAATGAGTTACAATTTTTGCAGATGTGTTATGCTCTTTATGCTAAAGAAGAAAGTGATATTCCTTTGATAGAGCCAAGATTCTTCGATACGAAAGTCATTGAAAACTATGAAAAATATAATTTTATTGGAAAAGAAATTGATTCAGATAATTCTGGAGAAGGGCACTATACTCAAGTTTTGAATATACCTGTTTTATCTTATAAAGATCGAGAAGTTTTATTCAAAACAATTTTCCATGAATCAATTCTGGATTTCTGCAAAAAGTTTCATTCAGAATTAGAAGAACTTTTTGTAAAGCCTGTTGAAGTTCCAAATCACTTAAAGAAACTGATTCCTGATTATATGAAATATCAGCAATGTGCAGATGCCTTTGTTATGGCACTGCTCTATCAGGGGGCCTGGAACCGCTGGTATAAAAATGAGTTTGCCAGCAATAATGAGCCGGTTCCTGCAATGATAATCTGTCTTGGAAAGGAGCTGAAATAG
- a CDS encoding RES family NAD+ phosphorylase, which produces MIVFRIARKERIENLSGRGAELFGGRWNEKGYPALYTSSSLSLAALEILVHTDKSMPPVNMAYASIYVPDSILSMKILKLPPDTTEVEYGTNWLKEKSSLMLKVPSVILPYEYEGEYNLILNPLHDDFKKVFINEVHDFSFDVRLM; this is translated from the coding sequence ATGATTGTATTCAGAATTGCACGCAAAGAACGCATAGAAAATTTATCGGGTAGAGGTGCAGAGCTTTTTGGCGGGCGCTGGAATGAAAAAGGTTATCCAGCGTTGTATACCTCATCTTCACTGTCTCTTGCTGCTCTTGAAATTCTTGTTCATACAGATAAATCAATGCCTCCTGTAAACATGGCTTATGCCTCTATATATGTTCCAGATTCCATTCTATCAATGAAAATCTTAAAACTTCCTCCTGATACAACTGAAGTAGAATATGGTACAAACTGGCTCAAAGAAAAAAGCAGTCTCATGCTCAAAGTTCCTTCAGTTATTCTTCCCTATGAATATGAAGGCGAATATAATCTGATTTTGAATCCGCTTCATGATGATTTTAAAAAGGTTTTTATCAATGAGGTGCATGATTTTTCTTTTGATGTAAGGTTGATGTGA
- the parS gene encoding type II toxin-antitoxin system Xre/ParS family antitoxin has protein sequence MNKPKQYTPVNCRMMAVNGVQKNEYNSFVHVIFKYTDKDFAGIAGTSARTLSRLKPDQNIPQQAAEVTISLMRAYEKAKEIFGSQENAVKWLKSPNNVLGGITPVQAMSSRFGAEEVMDILGRIEYGVFS, from the coding sequence ATGAATAAACCAAAACAATATACACCTGTAAATTGTCGTATGATGGCAGTTAATGGAGTTCAAAAAAATGAATACAACAGCTTTGTTCATGTAATTTTTAAGTACACAGATAAAGATTTTGCAGGTATTGCAGGTACAAGTGCACGAACTCTTTCACGACTAAAACCAGATCAGAATATTCCTCAGCAGGCAGCAGAAGTAACTATTTCCCTCATGAGAGCTTACGAAAAAGCAAAGGAGATTTTTGGCTCTCAGGAAAATGCCGTAAAATGGCTGAAATCACCGAATAATGTTCTGGGTGGGATAACTCCTGTACAGGCAATGAGTTCCCGCTTTGGTGCAGAAGAAGTAATGGATATTCTTGGCCGTATTGAATACGGTGTGTTCTCATGA